One window of Nocardia sp. NBC_00508 genomic DNA carries:
- a CDS encoding PucR family transcriptional regulator — protein MVDRKPPRPRRISEGSSEHEVYLPTGALSPNRQTRDPLPDTLLRRVKQFSGRLSTEAVGSMQDRLPFFADLDAAQRAGVQMLVQTAVVNFLEWLQDPDSDIRFSLDAFQVIPQDLARRLTLRQTVDMVRVAMEFFEQWLPALARNDRQLVALTEAVLRYGRELGFAAASVYASAAESRGAWDTRLEALVVDAVVRGDSGPDMLSRAATLNWDATAPATVLVGTPPGEQGVSSVGAVHTIAARHGRAALAVVQGTRLVMVVSGHLGDASYISPFLADLLAEVFSDGPVVIGPTTRTLGAAHASAVEALAGMEAVVGWRGAPRPVHATELLPERALLGDRAAIDALNEYLVLPLAAAGSSLADTLDAYLDCGGAVETCARQLYVHPNTVRYRLKRIAEITGRDPMNPRDAYVLRIAATVGRLTRTRNESSTPTPEVTQVAYGNEGM, from the coding sequence ATGGTGGACCGTAAACCGCCGCGGCCGCGACGGATCTCCGAAGGCTCCTCCGAGCACGAGGTGTATCTGCCGACGGGCGCGCTCTCCCCGAACCGGCAGACCCGCGACCCCCTTCCGGACACTCTGCTCAGACGCGTGAAGCAGTTCTCCGGCCGCCTCTCCACCGAGGCGGTGGGGTCGATGCAGGATCGGTTGCCGTTCTTCGCCGATCTGGACGCCGCCCAGCGGGCCGGCGTGCAGATGCTGGTGCAGACCGCGGTGGTGAACTTTCTGGAGTGGCTGCAGGATCCGGACAGCGACATCCGGTTCAGCCTGGACGCCTTCCAGGTGATCCCGCAGGACCTGGCGCGGCGGCTGACGCTGCGCCAGACCGTGGACATGGTCCGCGTCGCGATGGAGTTCTTCGAGCAGTGGCTGCCCGCGCTCGCGCGCAACGACCGGCAGCTGGTCGCGCTCACCGAGGCGGTGCTGCGCTACGGGCGTGAGCTCGGGTTCGCCGCCGCCTCGGTGTACGCCAGCGCCGCCGAGTCGCGCGGTGCGTGGGACACCCGGCTGGAGGCGCTCGTCGTCGACGCCGTGGTGCGCGGCGACAGCGGTCCGGACATGCTCTCCCGGGCCGCGACGCTGAACTGGGACGCCACCGCACCGGCGACGGTGCTGGTGGGGACCCCGCCGGGCGAGCAGGGCGTCTCGTCGGTGGGGGCGGTGCATACCATCGCGGCGCGGCACGGTCGCGCCGCGCTCGCGGTGGTGCAGGGCACCAGGCTGGTCATGGTGGTGTCCGGGCATCTGGGCGACGCCTCGTATATCTCCCCGTTCCTGGCCGACTTGCTCGCCGAGGTTTTCTCGGACGGCCCGGTGGTGATCGGGCCGACCACGCGCACCTTGGGCGCGGCGCACGCCAGCGCGGTGGAGGCGCTGGCGGGCATGGAGGCCGTAGTGGGCTGGCGCGGGGCCCCGCGACCGGTGCACGCGACCGAATTGCTGCCGGAACGAGCTTTGTTGGGTGATCGAGCTGCGATCGACGCGCTGAACGAGTACCTTGTCCTACCGTTGGCCGCGGCGGGGTCGTCGCTGGCGGACACCCTCGACGCCTATCTGGATTGCGGTGGAGCTGTCGAGACGTGTGCGCGTCAGCTGTACGTCCATCCAAATACGGTCCGGTATCGCTTGAAGCGCATCGCCGAGATCACCGGCCGTGATCCGATGAATCCGCGGGACGCGTACGTGCTCCGAATCGCCGCAACAGTGGGTCGTCTGACACGAACCCGTAACGAATCGTCAACACCTACCCCAGAAGTCACGCAAGTCGCATACGGCAACGAGGGCATGTAA
- a CDS encoding ACP S-malonyltransferase gives MIALFAPGQGSQAPGMLAPWLDLPGANERLTLWSKASGLDLVRLGTTATAEEITDTAVTQPLVVAAALLAFSEISQDALPAATIVAGHSVGELAAAAVAGVISADDAVRLAAIRGAEMAKACALEPTGMSAVLGGDEAAVLERLAELDLVPANRNAVGQIVAAGRLDALAELAANPPEKARVRALPVAGAFHTAFMAPAQDAVTEAITKITPSEPTRTLLSNFDGKPVASGQDAIDKLAAQVTRPVRWDLCTETVRTAGVSAVAELPPAGTLVGIAKRELKGTPTLALKTPEDLPALAELTTSG, from the coding sequence GTGATCGCGTTGTTCGCCCCTGGACAGGGCTCTCAGGCACCCGGCATGCTCGCGCCCTGGCTCGACCTTCCCGGCGCGAATGAGCGCCTCACCCTGTGGTCCAAGGCTTCCGGCCTGGACCTGGTTCGTCTCGGCACCACCGCGACGGCCGAGGAGATCACCGATACCGCGGTCACCCAACCGCTGGTGGTCGCCGCGGCACTGCTCGCGTTCTCGGAAATCTCGCAGGACGCGCTGCCTGCCGCTACCATCGTCGCCGGACACTCGGTCGGCGAGCTCGCCGCCGCCGCGGTCGCCGGAGTCATCTCCGCCGACGACGCGGTCCGGTTGGCCGCGATCCGCGGAGCGGAGATGGCCAAGGCGTGCGCGCTGGAGCCGACCGGTATGTCCGCGGTGCTCGGTGGCGATGAGGCCGCCGTGCTCGAACGGCTCGCCGAACTCGACCTCGTTCCGGCCAACCGCAACGCGGTGGGTCAGATCGTGGCCGCGGGTCGGCTGGACGCTCTCGCCGAGCTCGCCGCGAATCCCCCGGAGAAGGCCCGGGTTCGCGCGTTGCCCGTCGCGGGCGCGTTCCACACCGCCTTCATGGCCCCGGCGCAGGATGCTGTGACCGAAGCCATAACGAAGATCACGCCGAGCGAGCCGACCAGGACCCTGCTCTCGAACTTCGACGGCAAGCCCGTCGCGTCCGGACAGGATGCGATCGACAAGCTCGCCGCGCAGGTCACCCGGCCTGTCCGGTGGGATCTGTGCACCGAAACCGTCCGCACGGCCGGCGTTTCGGCGGTGGCGGAACTGCCGCCGGCGGGCACCCTCGTCGGCATCGCGAAACGGGAGCTGAAGGGTACGCCGACGCTGGCCCTGAAGACCCCGGAAGACCTCCCCGCGTTGGCTGAGCTGACCACATCCGGCTAG